The following coding sequences are from one Arthrobacter sp. 24S4-2 window:
- a CDS encoding cytochrome produces the protein MTDPLLAHATEYGRMYARSTSDSFSVPSITTVIGQQPHGLDGWFGYMGANSLASDPLLPGILGSPAKVRQAVSRAAKAAETYRDDAAKRGDRVHNYCEQVALRAMGRPHQMKEMREALAANGEEAFAARFDEWWELFGVEPVAPEVTVWNKAVGYAGTLDLVATINGRTCIIDYKTKGTSRDGTVKPLDDKVVMQLVAGMKAEESLVDPVAGEWEPWKHGDSPVLLAVAIGETEVRPMRANPDVLKHHWWKFCALRRVWEMSADTVSAGTALLPVAPPSLPATSLPPSGPALQVAAGT, from the coding sequence ATGACTGATCCACTCCTTGCCCACGCCACGGAATACGGGCGGATGTATGCGCGCTCCACCTCCGACTCATTCTCTGTACCGTCCATCACTACGGTCATAGGGCAGCAGCCGCACGGCCTTGACGGGTGGTTCGGCTACATGGGGGCGAACAGCCTGGCCAGCGATCCGCTGCTCCCCGGCATCCTTGGCAGCCCTGCCAAGGTCCGTCAGGCGGTCAGCCGGGCCGCGAAGGCCGCCGAGACCTACCGTGATGACGCAGCGAAGCGCGGTGACCGCGTACACAACTACTGCGAACAGGTTGCGCTCAGGGCCATGGGCCGGCCGCACCAGATGAAGGAAATGCGCGAGGCCCTGGCAGCAAACGGCGAGGAAGCCTTTGCAGCGCGCTTTGACGAATGGTGGGAGCTCTTTGGCGTGGAACCCGTTGCCCCGGAAGTCACCGTTTGGAACAAAGCCGTCGGCTACGCAGGCACGCTTGACCTTGTAGCCACGATCAATGGCCGGACCTGCATCATCGACTACAAGACCAAAGGCACGTCCCGGGACGGCACCGTCAAGCCGCTGGATGACAAGGTAGTCATGCAACTGGTGGCCGGGATGAAGGCCGAGGAAAGCCTGGTCGATCCCGTCGCGGGGGAGTGGGAGCCCTGGAAGCACGGCGATTCCCCGGTGCTGCTGGCGGTTGCCATTGGCGAGACAGAGGTCCGCCCGATGCGGGCCAATCCGGACGTGCTCAAGCATCACTGGTGGAAGTTCTGCGCCCTGCGCAGGGTGTGGGAGATGTCCGCAGACACGGTGAGCGCCGGCACCGCCCTGCTTCCGGTGGCGCCGCCATCGCTGCCCGCAACATCGCTGCCACCGTCCGGGCCGGCCCTTCAGGTGGCCGCCGGAACGTAA
- the def gene encoding peptide deformylase, whose translation MAILNIRIIGDPVLRTVADPVTEFGPELAKLVADMTETMEDVDGAGLAAPQVGVSKRVFTYRIGGVEGHIINPVLENSEDFQSDEVEGCLSIPGLGFPVRRRRATRVTGVDLHGNPVTVDGEGMLARCFQHETDHLDGILFTDRLEGDDRKAALRSIRNANYDAITEQTTSKRAKTVGSSFGGGSFGGGSFGAGE comes from the coding sequence ATGGCCATATTGAATATCCGCATCATCGGCGATCCTGTGCTGCGCACAGTTGCCGATCCCGTGACGGAATTCGGGCCGGAACTTGCAAAACTTGTTGCCGACATGACCGAGACCATGGAGGACGTTGACGGCGCAGGCCTGGCCGCGCCCCAGGTTGGAGTCAGTAAGCGGGTCTTCACCTACCGCATCGGCGGCGTGGAGGGCCACATCATCAACCCCGTCCTGGAAAACAGCGAGGACTTCCAGTCCGACGAGGTGGAAGGCTGCCTGTCCATCCCGGGCCTCGGTTTCCCCGTCCGCCGGCGCAGGGCCACCCGCGTCACCGGAGTGGACCTGCACGGAAACCCCGTCACCGTGGACGGCGAAGGCATGCTGGCCCGCTGCTTCCAGCATGAGACAGACCACCTCGACGGCATCCTCTTCACGGACCGGCTGGAAGGCGATGACCGCAAGGCCGCCCTGCGGTCCATCCGAAATGCCAACTACGACGCCATTACGGAACAGACGACGTCCAAGCGGGCGAAGACCGTGGGATCCAGTTTCGGTGGCGGAAGCTTCGGCGGCGGCAGTTTCGGCGCCGGCGAGTGA
- a CDS encoding antitoxin, producing MGILDDLKGKAQRLVGGNEQAIKDGIDKAGDFIDSKTGGKYADKIDTVQQGAAGLVDKVDPKPDTAPTADEPPVAGEPPVAGEPRQQGL from the coding sequence GTGGGAATTCTTGACGATCTGAAGGGCAAGGCTCAGCGACTGGTTGGTGGCAACGAACAGGCCATCAAGGACGGCATCGACAAAGCCGGTGATTTCATCGACTCAAAGACCGGCGGAAAGTACGCCGACAAAATCGATACCGTCCAGCAGGGCGCAGCCGGCCTCGTGGACAAGGTCGACCCGAAGCCGGACACGGCTCCGACGGCCGATGAACCTCCCGTCGCCGGTGAGCCACCTGTAGCCGGGGAACCCCGGCAGCAGGGCCTCTAA
- the fmt gene encoding methionyl-tRNA formyltransferase, whose product MRVLFAGTPAVAVPSLDALVQAGFEVVAVLTRPDAPIGRKRVLTPSPVAARAAELGIEVIHAAKVDAEVTARIAAIAPDVAAIVAYGGLIPRPALDIPRHGWINLHFSLLPAWRGAAPVQRAVIAGDDITGAVTFLLEEGLDTGPVFGTLTEAVRPDDSSGELLERLSHSGAVLLAQTLSAIESGRANAVPQEGEVSLAPKLGIDDGRIDWRQPALAIGRRARGVTPEPGAWTTLDGQRVKLEPVALRPDVPALLPGQVLLNGKSVLVGTGSHPVELTRIQPSGKKMMAAADWARGQGALEGVEFE is encoded by the coding sequence GTGAGGGTACTCTTCGCCGGAACGCCGGCAGTCGCGGTCCCGTCCCTCGACGCCCTGGTGCAGGCCGGCTTTGAGGTCGTCGCTGTCCTGACCCGTCCGGATGCGCCGATCGGACGCAAACGCGTGCTGACGCCGTCGCCCGTTGCCGCCCGTGCCGCTGAACTGGGCATTGAAGTGATCCATGCCGCGAAGGTGGACGCTGAGGTCACGGCACGCATCGCCGCCATCGCGCCGGATGTCGCAGCGATCGTGGCCTACGGCGGACTGATTCCGCGCCCCGCCCTGGATATTCCCCGGCACGGCTGGATCAATCTACACTTCTCGCTGCTGCCCGCCTGGCGGGGTGCCGCGCCGGTGCAGCGCGCCGTCATCGCAGGAGATGACATCACCGGGGCCGTAACGTTCCTCCTCGAAGAAGGGCTGGACACCGGCCCCGTCTTCGGCACCCTCACCGAGGCCGTCCGCCCGGATGACAGCTCGGGTGAACTCCTGGAACGGCTGTCCCACAGCGGTGCCGTCCTGCTTGCGCAGACGCTCTCGGCAATAGAATCCGGACGGGCAAACGCCGTTCCGCAGGAAGGCGAAGTGTCCCTGGCGCCAAAGCTTGGGATCGACGACGGCCGCATCGACTGGCGCCAGCCGGCCCTGGCCATCGGACGCCGGGCACGCGGCGTCACGCCCGAACCCGGCGCGTGGACCACCCTGGACGGACAGCGGGTCAAACTCGAACCCGTTGCGCTCCGGCCGGACGTTCCGGCGTTGCTGCCCGGACAGGTCCTGCTGAACGGGAAGAGTGTGCTGGTAGGCACGGGATCCCACCCTGTGGAGCTCACACGGATACAGCCCTCGGGCAAAAAGATGATGGCCGCGGCTGATTGGGCGCGCGGACAAGGTGCACTGGAAGGTGTGGAATTCGAATGA
- a CDS encoding RsmB/NOP family class I SAM-dependent RNA methyltransferase, with protein MSESGTGGNGRGNSPQRGRGVSQRNAQGRERNRGPKRNFTESAPSQRTRRADPARLVAFEVLRAVAAEDAYANLVLPARIRHHGLDKRDAGFATELAYGALRGQGTYDAVLARCVDRPLDQLDPAVLDALRIGAHQLLAMRVPAHAALDQTVGLARAVIGAGPSALINAVLRKVSARTLEEWLELLLSDETDETRISSIRYAHPEWIVRALRQSLVAHGRPVSEINELLEADNAVPVVNLVALPGLGSLDEALEGGATPGELVEGSALSSGGDLGRLASVREGSTRVQDVGSQLVARAMAAVDLDAVGGQPAGKAGEKWLDLCAGPGGKAALLGALARENGATLLANEPAPHRAKLVRQALAAVPHEVWHVRTGDGREVGTEMAESFDRVLVDVPCSGLGALRRRPESRWRRTPKDLADLGPLQRELLKSALDAVRPGGVVAYVTCSPHPAETTAVVTDALRKRDDLELLDAGAALDKVSLPGHLDAGHELTAQLWPHVHRTDAMFLALIHKKP; from the coding sequence ATGAGTGAGTCCGGAACGGGCGGCAACGGCCGCGGCAACAGTCCCCAGCGCGGCCGCGGCGTAAGCCAGCGGAACGCCCAGGGCCGGGAGCGTAACCGCGGCCCGAAGCGGAACTTTACCGAGAGCGCCCCCTCCCAGCGCACGCGGCGGGCAGATCCGGCCCGGCTGGTGGCTTTCGAAGTTCTGCGCGCCGTGGCAGCGGAGGACGCGTACGCAAACCTTGTGCTGCCGGCCCGTATCCGCCACCACGGACTGGACAAGCGGGACGCAGGGTTCGCCACCGAGCTGGCATATGGTGCCCTGAGGGGCCAGGGCACCTATGACGCAGTACTGGCCCGCTGTGTTGACCGGCCGCTGGACCAGCTGGACCCCGCTGTCCTGGACGCCCTGCGGATCGGCGCCCACCAGCTGCTCGCGATGCGTGTCCCCGCCCACGCCGCACTGGACCAGACCGTGGGACTGGCCCGCGCAGTCATTGGCGCCGGGCCGTCCGCGCTGATTAACGCCGTGCTCCGCAAAGTCTCTGCCCGCACCCTTGAGGAGTGGCTGGAGCTCCTCCTCAGTGACGAGACAGACGAAACCCGGATCTCCTCCATCCGATACGCCCACCCGGAGTGGATTGTCCGGGCGCTGCGGCAATCGCTGGTGGCACACGGCCGCCCGGTTTCAGAGATCAATGAACTCCTCGAGGCGGACAACGCCGTCCCGGTGGTGAACCTCGTCGCCCTGCCCGGCTTAGGCAGCCTTGATGAAGCGCTGGAAGGCGGAGCCACGCCCGGTGAGCTCGTCGAAGGCTCGGCTCTCTCCAGCGGAGGTGACCTTGGCCGGCTGGCGTCGGTGCGCGAGGGCAGCACCAGGGTGCAGGACGTCGGCTCCCAGCTCGTCGCCCGGGCGATGGCCGCCGTGGACCTGGACGCCGTTGGCGGTCAGCCCGCCGGCAAGGCCGGCGAAAAATGGCTGGACCTTTGCGCCGGACCGGGCGGCAAGGCAGCGCTGCTGGGCGCCCTGGCCCGGGAGAACGGCGCCACCCTGCTGGCCAACGAGCCCGCACCGCACCGCGCCAAGCTGGTGCGGCAGGCGCTCGCCGCAGTACCGCACGAGGTCTGGCATGTCCGGACAGGAGACGGCCGCGAGGTGGGCACTGAAATGGCGGAGAGCTTCGACCGCGTGCTGGTGGACGTCCCCTGCAGCGGACTCGGTGCCCTGCGGCGCCGGCCCGAGTCGAGGTGGCGGCGCACTCCCAAGGACCTCGCGGACCTTGGCCCGCTGCAGCGCGAACTGCTCAAATCAGCGCTCGACGCCGTCCGGCCGGGAGGCGTGGTGGCCTACGTGACCTGTTCGCCCCACCCCGCCGAGACCACCGCCGTCGTCACCGATGCGCTGCGCAAGCGAGACGACCTTGAACTGCTCGATGCCGGCGCCGCCCTGGACAAAGTGAGCCTGCCGGGCCACCTCGACGCCGGGCATGAACTGACGGCCCAGCTGTGGCCGCATGTGCACCGGACGGACGCCATGTTCCTCGCCCTCATCCACAAGAAACCCTGA